GGGGAAGGGTCGTCGGGCATGGGCTCCTTTCGTCGAGCGGTCGGCACCCACCCTACGGCGGCGCGCTGACACCGCAGGAGTCGTCGGGCGGGCCGCTGCGGGAGCCGGGGGCGGCCGTGCCCCTGGCCGGACGCGGGCTCCCGTGTTAGGCAGGGGGCATGCCGGTCGCCAGCACGTACGACGCCGTGATCGTCGGCGGTGGACACAACGGACTCGTCGCCGCCGCCTACCTCGCGCGCGCGGGGCGGCGCGTCCTGCTGCTCGAACGCGCGGCGCGCACCGGCGGCGCGGCCGTGTCCGACGAGGTGTTCCCCGGCGTCGCCGCGCGCCTGTCCCGATACGCCTACCTGGTCAGCCTGCTCCCCCGGCGCGTGGTGGACGACCTGGGCGTGCGCACGGCCGTGCGCGCCCGCCCGTTCTCCTCCTACACGCCCGCCGTGCGCGACGGGCGGCCCACCGGGCTGCTGATCGGCGGCGGCGAGGACCGCACCCGCGCGGCCCTCGCGCGGCTGACCGGCTCGGACCGCGAGTACGCGGCCTGGCGGCGGTTCCAGGCGATGACGGCCCGGGTGGCCGAGCGGGTGTTCCCGACGCTCACCGAGCCGCTGCCCACCCGCGCGGCGCTGCGGGCAGCGCTCGGGGACGGGCCGGCCTGGGAGGCGCTGTTCGAGCGACCGGTCGGCGAGGTGATCGAGGACACGTTCGCGGACGACCTGGTGCGGGGCGTGGTGCTGACGGACGCGCTGATCGGCACGTTCGCGTCGGCGCACGACCCCGGCCTGGCGCAGAACCGCTGCTTCCTCTACCACGTCATCGGGCAGGGCACCGGTGCCTGGCAGGTCCCGGTGGGCGGCATGGGGGCGCTGACCGACGCGCTGGCCGCGGCGGCGCGCGCCGCGGGCGCGGAGATCCGCACCGGGCACGAGGTGACGTCCGTCGCCACCGACGGCACGACCGCCGAGGTGGCCTTCCGCGACACGGCGGGGCTCGCCGGCGAGCGCGCGGTGGGCGCGCGGCACGTCCTGGTCAACGCCTCGCCGCACGTCCTGGCCGCGCTGCTCGGCGAGCCCCCGCCGCCGGCGGCCGAGGGCGCGCAGTTCAAAGTCAACATGCTGGTGCGGCGGCTGCCCGCGCTGCGCGATCCGGCCGCGGACCCGCGGGAGGCGTTCGCCGGCACGTTCCACGTCGCGGAGGGCTACCGGCAACTGGAGGCCGCCAGGCGGCAGGCCGCGGCGGGCGACCTGCCCGCGACGCCCCCGAGCGAGATCTACTGCCACACGCTGACCGACCCCTCCATCCTCGCGCCCGAGCTGGCGGCCGAGGGCTTCCAGACGCTCACCCTGTTCGGCCTGCACACGCCGGCCCGGCTGTTCCGCTCGCCCGGCCGGAGCAACGAGGCGGTGCGCCGGGAACTGCTCGCGACGACGCTCGCCGCGTTCGAGGAGCACCTGGCCGAGCCGCTCGCCGGGTGCCTGGCGACCGACGCGGAGGGCCGGCCCTGTGTCGAGGCGCGCACGCCGCTCGACCTGGAACGCGACCTGGCCCTGCCGGGCGGCCACATCTTCCACGGGGACCTGTCCTTTCCGTGGGCCGAGGACGACGCCGACCTCTCCACGGGCCCGGCGCGCTGGGGCGTGGCGACCCGGCACGCGAACGTCCTGCTGTGCGGGGCCGGCGCGGTGCGCGGCGGCGGGGTCAGCGGCATCGGCGGGCACAACGCGGCCATGGCCGTCCTGGGCCGCTGAGCCGCCGGCCCGTGCGGGGCACGGACCCGCCGGTCCGCCGCCGGCCGGTTTTGCCCGCGGGTGCGCGGGAACCCGAGCCGCGAGCCGAGGGGAGGCGATCATGCAGCACGACGAGTTCATAGGACAGGTTCAGAACCGCGCCCGGCTCGACAGCCGCGGCGCGGCCGAGGCCGCCACCAGGGCGAGCCTTGAGACCCTTGCCGAGCGCATTCCGCCGTCGCTGGCGGAGAAGCTCGCCGCGCAACTGCCGCGCGAGATCGGGGAGCACCTGCTGCGGGTGGCGTACGCGCCCGACCTGCCGGCCACCGGGGTGCGGATGAGCCGGGAGGAGTTCTTCGACCGGGTCGCCCAGCGGTCGGGCGCGGATCTGCCGAAGGCGGTGCACGAGGCGCGTTGCGTCGTCGAGGTGACCGACGAGGCGACGGTCGGCGCCCTGGCGGGCAAGGTCCGCGGCTCCCTGGACGACGAACTGGCCGATGTGCTGTTCGCGGGCAGTTCCGGCCCGTCGGCAGCCTGAACCGAAGGGAGGGCGGCATGTCCGACGACAGGTCGGGGGCGCCCGACGCGGCGCTCGACGACGACATCATGGGCGACGAGGTGTACCAGCCGCCCGACTACGAGACCCGCGACGATCCGGTGGACGTCGACCTCGACAACGCGCTCGGCCAGAAGGACCAGGACGAGACGCTGGACGAGGGCTACTCGCCGCCGGAGAAACCGCTGGCCGTCAACGACCCCGCCACCACGGCGGCCGGGCAGCGCGAGCGGGAGACGCTGGATGAGCGGCTGTCCGAGGAGGTGCCCGACGTCTCGGCGCCGCCTGGCGACGGGATCGGCGACCACCCGGGCATGGCGGGCGAGCCGCTGGCCGCCGAGCTGTCGGGCGAGGACCGGGCGGGCCGCCTGGTCAGGGACGACAACGAGACCCTGCGCCGCACCGACGGCATCGCCGCCTCCGACGTGGGCATCGACGGCGGGGCCGCCGCGGCCGAGGAGGCGGCCATGCACATCGCGGAGGACGAACAGGAGGAACGGGCCGAGGACTTCGGTTCCTGACCCGCGAACGGGCCGGGCTGCCGGACCGTTCCGCTCGCACGGGCCCGGGCGCGGCTGCCGCGTCCGGGCCCGGCCGGTGCCCCGGCCCGCCGCTGGTTACGATGGCGGGTGCCATGGACAGTGCACCGGAGATCCGCAGTTTCGTCGCCCTGGGCGATTCGTTCACCGAGGGAATGTCCGACTTCCTGCCCGACGGCACCTACCGGGGCTGGGCCGACCTGCTCGCGCAGCGGCTCGCGGCCCGCAGGGCCGGGTTCCAGTACGCCAACCTCGCCGTGCGCGGGAAGCTGATGCGGCAGATCGCCGAGGAGCAGGTGCCGGCCGGCGCCGCGATGGACGCGGACCTGGTGACGCTGGTCGGCGGCCTCAACGACGTGCTGCGCCCGCGCTGCGACATGGCCGAGGTCTGCGGGCTGCTTGAGGAGTCGGTGGCCCGGCTCGCGCCGGCCTGCCGGCGGCTGGTGCTGATGCGCAGCCCGGGCCGCAGGGGGCCGGTGCTTGAGCGCTACCGGGGCCGGATGGAGGCGTTGTTCTCGTTCATCGACACGCTCGCGGCCCGGTACGGCGCGCACGTGGTCGACCTGTACGCGTCGCGGGCGCTCGGCGATCCGCGGCTGTGGGCCGACGACCGGCTGCACCTGACGACCGAGGGCCACCAGCGGGTGGCCGAGGCGGTGTGGCAGCACCTGGGCCACGAGCCCGCGTTCGACTGGGACACGCCCCTGCCGCTGACGGCGCCCGGCAGCTGGGTGGCGCGGCGGGGGGCGGATCTGCGGTTCGCCCGCGAGCACCTGCTGCCGTGGGTCGGGCGGCGGCTGACGGGCCGCTCCTCGGGTGACGGCCGGGCGGGCGCCCAGTTCAGCGCCGAGTTGGGCAGGGCCTTCTGGGTCACTCCCGCGGACCACACGGACCCCGGCCCGGTGACGGACTGGCGCCGGGTGGGGCACTGATAGTGCCGTAGCAGGCAAGGTCCGCCCTGTGATGTGACGCGCCGTCGCGGGTGCCGTGCCGGGCGGCGCGTGGCCGTCACCCTGCCCGGTTGGCAGAACGAGTACGTGTGTACGTACATCTGGGCGGACCGCCAGTCCGACACTGAGCGCAGGTTCTGACCGGAATTCCGTGAACGCTCTTGGCGGGGCCGGAGCCGGTCAGATTTCGATCGGAACGGTCAACGCTGGGGTAGGGCGCCGCGACGGGAAGTCTGTTGACGAGGAGGCACCGTCTGGCGAGGGTGGCCGGATGACCAAACCCGTCACCCTGCGCGTGATCACCGACCTCAACCGACCTGCGGTGCTGGACCTGCGGGTGGCCGCCGGACAGGAGGGCTTCGTCGACGATGTGGCCTCCTCGCTGCGCGAGGCCGCCGAGCACCCGGAACTCGCGCCCTGGGCGCGAGCGGTCTACGCCGGGGAGCGGCCGGTGGGATTCGTCCTGCTCGCCGACGGTGTGGCCGAAGGCAATCCGGACGTCCCCTGGCCGTTCTACCTGTGGCGGATGCTGATCGACGGCCGGTTCCAGGGCCGTGGGTACGGGCGGGCGGCGCTGGACGCGGTGACCGAGCACCTGAGGTCCCGGCCGGACGCGCGGGAGTTGGTGACCAGCGTCGTGCCGGGGAAGGGTTCACCCTTGGGCTTCTACGTGCGGTACGGCTTCGCCGAGACCGGCGAGGTGTTCGACCACGAGCAGGTGCTGCGCCTGGCCCTGTAGCAGCCGTAATGGGGTCCTTCCCGCCACCCACCACCGCCGCCCGGCCGGCCGGCAGCCGGCCGCGGCGCCGTCCGGTCAGCCGACGAACAGGAAGAACGCCAGCGTCAGGAGCACGACCGCCGGCCCCACCGCGTTGAGCACCAGCCGCAGCCGGCGGCGCCGGACCTGGGCGGCGTCGGCCTCCGGCGAGGGCGTCCACTGCGGCCCGCGCAGTTCCTCCCAGGCGTGCCGCACCAGTTCGACCTCCTGGCGGAAGACCGGCTGGTTGCCGTCGAAGTACAGCAGCTGGATCCGGCGGCCGTCCCGCGCGTAGGCGTAGGCGAGGTCGGCCGGAGCGCCGAACAGCGGCGACGCCTCGGCGTTCGGCTCGGCGCGGATCTCGTTCAGCTCCGCCCAGCGCAGCCGCCTCGTCACCAGCAGGCCGCGCACCCGGATGCCGTCGAGGTCGACGTACGTCCCGGAGCGGCGCAGGGCGACCACCTGCCAGGCGAAGAGCGCCGCGGACAGCACGGGGACCACCACTTGCAGCGCGGGGGGTGTGTCCCCGGTGGCCCACAGCGTCACCGCGACCAGGAACAGCCCCACTCCCGTGGCCCCGAGCGCGATGGTCCGCGGGCGGGTGACCAGGTGGTACTCGCGAGGCAGCGACTCGGCGCTCATGGGCGCCTCCTACCCGGGCGGGCGAGCCCCGGGCGAACGGCGGAAGACTCGGAGTCGTCGAGGGGATGACATCGCCGGGGGCCGGCGCCCCCACGCCGGACGGACGTGCTCTAGAGGGCGGACTCGGCTCCGGGGTCGAAGGGGATGCCGGTGAGCTGTTCGCTCGCCGCCCACAGCCGCCTGCCCTCCTCGGGGTCGCCGGCGCCTTGGGGAAGCTTGGCGGGCTTGGGGGTGCCGGAGGTCTGGTCGCGCCCCGCGGGCCCGATGAACTGGCCCGACCGGGCCTGCGGGCTGGTCGCCGCGTACAGGGAGGGCCAGGCGGCGCCCTCGGCCGAACCCATGAGCAGGCGCGCGGCGACCGTGGTGACCACGCGGCTCAGGGCGCCGCTGCCGTGCCGCTGGAGGCCGGTCATGGCCGCGCCCGGGTGGACGACGAGCGCCTTGAGCGGGCTGTTCGCGGTGCGGCGCGCGAGTTCGATGGTGTAGACGACGTTGGCGCGCTTGGACCTGGCGTAGGCGCTCATGCCGCGGTAGCCCTTCTCGCTCATCAGGTCGTCGAGCCCGCCCATCCGCCACCGCGCCGCGGCGGCGCTGACGGTGACCACGCGCGGTGCGGAGGAACGGCGCACGGCGGGCCAGACCTGGGCGTCGAAGGCGAAGTGGCCGAGGTGGTTGGTGCCGACCGTCATCTCGAAGCCGTCGCGCGTGGTCCGCCGCTCGGGCAGGTTCATCACGCCGGCGTTGTTGAGGAGCAGGTCGACCGTCTCGGTCTCGGCGACGCGGGTGGCCGCGTCGCGGACGGAGGAGAGGTCCGAGAGGTCGAGCACGAGCGTGTCCGCGCGGGCTCCTGGCGTCGCGGCGCGCACGGCCTCCGCGGCCCGGTCCAGCTTGGTCCCGCTGCGTCCGGCCAGGATGACGCGGGCCCCGTGCCGGGCGAGCGCGCGGGCGGTCTCCAGCCCGATCCCGCTGTTCCCGCCGGTGATCAGCGCGGTGCGGCCGGTCTGGTCGGGGATGTCGTCGGGGGTCCAGTGGGTCATCGCTGTCACGCTCATCGGTTCGCTGCTTCCTGTGCTCGGTCGTGCGGCACTCGGGCGCCGGTCCCCGGTGTGCGGCCGAGGACCCGCCGCGTTTCAGACCGGCGGTCTGTTGTGGCGCGGCCCCAACGTAACGGACCGCCGGTCTGCTGTCAAAAGACCGGCGGTTTGTAGCATGGGGGCATGACGACCTTCCAGCGCGCACGCAGTGAGGAGCAGCGCGAGATCCGGCGCCGGGCCGTCCTCGACACCACCGCCGCCATGCTCCGGGAGATGCCCGTCGGCGACGTCAGCCTGAACGAGCTGAGCCGCCGCGTGGGGCTCGCGAAGTCCAACGTGCTGCGCTACTTCGAATCCCGTGAGGCGATCCTGCTCGAACTGCTCGACCGTGCCTGGCGGCAGTGGGTGGCCGACCTGCCCGCCCTGATGGACGCCGGCATCGATCAGGACGCCCCGGTGAGCCGGCGCGGAGAGCAGTTCGCCGCCGTCGTCGCGGACTCCCTCGCCGAACGCCGGGTGCTGTGCGACCTGCTGAGCGCGCAGGCGGGCGTGCTGGAACACAACGTCTCCCCGCGGGTCGCCGCCCGCTCCAAGCACGCGGCCGTGGCCAACGTCACCGGCATCGCCGCGCTGGCCCGCCGGCACCTCCCCGAGCTGGGCGACAGCGCACCGCGGTTGACCGCGGCCATGATCATGGCCGTCGGTGCCGTGTGGACGCACGCACGGCCCTCCCGGGCGATGCTCGCCGCCTACGAGGCCGACCCCTCACTCACCGCGTTCAAGCTGGACTTCGCGACCGCCCTCCAGGACATGCTGGCCACGCTCACCGCGGGCACCATCGCCCGCGCCTCCGCCTGACCCTGGGACCCATGGCGCATGAGGCAGCCAGGCCCGCGGCCCGCCTCGTTCGGGCTGAACGGCCGTCATGCGGCGGGCCCCGCGCCTCGTCGGGGGCGGTCCCGCCGGCACAGGGCTCGCCCCCGCCGTCGACGTGCGGCGTGACGACACCGCAACGGATAAGTCGGCGGCCGTTGTTACGCTGACCTGGCCGCCCGGCGGCAGGTGGCCGGCTCGTGCCTCAGCGGCCGTGCGCCGACCCGGCCACCGGCACGGGCCATCGGCCCACCCGCCCGAGGACCGGAAGCCAACGCCCGCCGCGTCCGTCGCACTTGGCGCCTCTGCCCAGCAGCGGCGCGTCATCAGGAGGTCCCGTGCCCGTTTCCTCGTCCGCCTCGGCCGGGAGGACCGCGAAGGCCGCGCTGGAGATCGTCGCCGAGGTGCTCGGCGTTCCCGAGGCCCACGGGACCGACAACTTCTACGACTTCGGCGGCTCCTCCCTGCACGCCATGCGGATCTGCGCCCGGCTCGCGAAGGACCTGGGGGTGCAGGCCGCCCCCGAGGCCCTGTTCGAGGCGGACACCCTCGCCGATTTCCTGGCCGGGCTCGCTCCGGGCGCGACCGGCCCGGCGGCACCCGCCGCCGGGCGAATACCTTCCCCCCACGCCCAGCGGACACCCACCGCCAGGCGCTCCCTGCCCGCCGCCGTCACCGACCAGGCGCGTCTGCGTCCCACCGCTCTCGCGCTGGTCTGCGGCGACGAACGCGTCGACTACGCCACCCTCGACGCCGCATCGGACACCTACGCCAGGGAGTTGACCGAGGCCGGGGTGCGTCCCGGCGCCGTCGTACCGGTCCTGCTGCCCCGCTCGCCCCGGCTCGTCGCGGTGCTGCTCGCCGTGCTCAAGTGCGGTGCCGCCTACGCCGCCCTGGACCGGCGCTGGCCCGACCGGCGGATCCACGACATCGTCTCCCGCCTGCGTGCCCCCGTGGCGGTGGCCGAGGACGGCAGGCCGCGGGCGTGGGCCCCGCCCGCCGCGGAGAACCTGGCGCAGGCGGCGGCCCGGCGCACCACCGCGCCTGAGGTGGCCGTCGCCCCGGACGACCCCGCCGCGGTCTTCTTCACCTCGGGCAGCTCCGGCGTTCCCAAGGGCGTGCTGTCGCCCCACCGTGCGACCACCCGCCTCTTTCCCCCCGACGGCGCCCCGTTCGCGGACTTCGGTCCCGGCCGGGTGGTCCTCCAGGCGGCCCCGGTCTCCTGGGACGCCTTCAGCCTGGAGCTGTGGGGCCCGCTGACGAGCGGCGGCACCTGCGTGATCGCCCCTTCCGACTACCTCCTCCCGGACGCACTCGCCGATCTGGTCGCCAGGGCCGGCGTGGACACCGTGTGGCTGACCGCGTCCCTGTTCAACCTCTTCGTGGACGAGGAGTCACCGGACCGCCCCTGCTTCGCCGGCATCCGGCAGGTCCTCACCGGCGGTGAGCGCATGTCGTCCGCGCACGCCGGCCGCTTCCTGGCCCGCTACCCGGAGACCGTGCTGGTCAACGGCTACGGGCCGGTGGAGAGCTGCGTGTTCGCCACCGCCCACCGGGTCACCGCCGCCGACTGCGCGCGCGCCGAGGACATACCCGTGGGCGTGCCGGTGCCTGAGACGACCGTGCACATCCTCGACGGCGACCGCCCCGCCGCGCCCGGCGAGCCGGGCGAGATCTGCCTGGCCGGGGACGGCCTGGCCCTCGGCTACCTGGACGACGCCGAGGCCACCGCCGCGTCCTTCGTCACCCTCGTCCTCGACGGCTCGCCCACTCGCCTCTACCGGACCGGCGACCTGGGCGTGCTGGACGCCGAGGGAACGCTGTCCTTCCGCGGCCGGACCGACCGGCAGGTGAAGATCGCCGGCCACCGCGTGGAGCCGGAGGAGATCGAGACGGCCGCGCGCCGCGTCCCCGGCGTCCGCGAGGCGGCTGTCGTCCCGGTGCCCGCGCCCGCGGGGGGCTACGAGGGCCTCGCGCTGTTCTACACCGCACAGGACAGGAGCGGGGACGGCGACGGGGAGGACTCCCACGCGGCGGCCGTGCGTCGCGCCCTGGCCGACGCGCTCCCCGCCGCCCTGGTGCCCCGTACCGTGCGGCGCCGCGCGTCCCTGCCCACCACGGACAACGGCAAGCTCGACCGCCGCTCCCTGTCCGCCTGGCTCTGACCGAGGACCACACCCCATGCCGTACGACCTGCCCAGCCGCCCGAGCTACCCGATGTCCTCGGAACAGGAGTCGATCTGGCTCAACGACCAGTTCCAGACGGGGACTTCCCGCTACGTGGAGTCCTGGGCGTACCGGCTGCGCGGGGCCCGCGTCGTGCCGGCCGCCGTGCGGGCCGCGCTGGACGGCATCGTCGCGCGGCACGAGGCCCTGCGCAGCCGCCTGCACCTCGTCGACGGCGAGCCGCGCCAGACGGTGCTCCCGCCGGGACCGGTCGGCCTTGAGATCCGCCGCGTCTCCCCCGGCCAACTGCCGGCCG
Above is a genomic segment from Streptomyces marincola containing:
- a CDS encoding PH domain-containing protein, with amino-acid sequence MSAESLPREYHLVTRPRTIALGATGVGLFLVAVTLWATGDTPPALQVVVPVLSAALFAWQVVALRRSGTYVDLDGIRVRGLLVTRRLRWAELNEIRAEPNAEASPLFGAPADLAYAYARDGRRIQLLYFDGNQPVFRQEVELVRHAWEELRGPQWTPSPEADAAQVRRRRLRLVLNAVGPAVVLLTLAFFLFVG
- a CDS encoding GNAT family N-acetyltransferase, with the protein product MTKPVTLRVITDLNRPAVLDLRVAAGQEGFVDDVASSLREAAEHPELAPWARAVYAGERPVGFVLLADGVAEGNPDVPWPFYLWRMLIDGRFQGRGYGRAALDAVTEHLRSRPDARELVTSVVPGKGSPLGFYVRYGFAETGEVFDHEQVLRLAL
- a CDS encoding DUF2267 domain-containing protein gives rise to the protein MQHDEFIGQVQNRARLDSRGAAEAATRASLETLAERIPPSLAEKLAAQLPREIGEHLLRVAYAPDLPATGVRMSREEFFDRVAQRSGADLPKAVHEARCVVEVTDEATVGALAGKVRGSLDDELADVLFAGSSGPSAA
- a CDS encoding oxidoreductase, with translation MSVTAMTHWTPDDIPDQTGRTALITGGNSGIGLETARALARHGARVILAGRSGTKLDRAAEAVRAATPGARADTLVLDLSDLSSVRDAATRVAETETVDLLLNNAGVMNLPERRTTRDGFEMTVGTNHLGHFAFDAQVWPAVRRSSAPRVVTVSAAAARWRMGGLDDLMSEKGYRGMSAYARSKRANVVYTIELARRTANSPLKALVVHPGAAMTGLQRHGSGALSRVVTTVAARLLMGSAEGAAWPSLYAATSPQARSGQFIGPAGRDQTSGTPKPAKLPQGAGDPEEGRRLWAASEQLTGIPFDPGAESAL
- a CDS encoding phytoene desaturase family protein, producing MPVASTYDAVIVGGGHNGLVAAAYLARAGRRVLLLERAARTGGAAVSDEVFPGVAARLSRYAYLVSLLPRRVVDDLGVRTAVRARPFSSYTPAVRDGRPTGLLIGGGEDRTRAALARLTGSDREYAAWRRFQAMTARVAERVFPTLTEPLPTRAALRAALGDGPAWEALFERPVGEVIEDTFADDLVRGVVLTDALIGTFASAHDPGLAQNRCFLYHVIGQGTGAWQVPVGGMGALTDALAAAARAAGAEIRTGHEVTSVATDGTTAEVAFRDTAGLAGERAVGARHVLVNASPHVLAALLGEPPPPAAEGAQFKVNMLVRRLPALRDPAADPREAFAGTFHVAEGYRQLEAARRQAAAGDLPATPPSEIYCHTLTDPSILAPELAAEGFQTLTLFGLHTPARLFRSPGRSNEAVRRELLATTLAAFEEHLAEPLAGCLATDAEGRPCVEARTPLDLERDLALPGGHIFHGDLSFPWAEDDADLSTGPARWGVATRHANVLLCGAGAVRGGGVSGIGGHNAAMAVLGR
- a CDS encoding DUF5709 domain-containing protein, producing the protein MSDDRSGAPDAALDDDIMGDEVYQPPDYETRDDPVDVDLDNALGQKDQDETLDEGYSPPEKPLAVNDPATTAAGQRERETLDERLSEEVPDVSAPPGDGIGDHPGMAGEPLAAELSGEDRAGRLVRDDNETLRRTDGIAASDVGIDGGAAAAEEAAMHIAEDEQEERAEDFGS
- a CDS encoding TetR/AcrR family transcriptional regulator is translated as MTTFQRARSEEQREIRRRAVLDTTAAMLREMPVGDVSLNELSRRVGLAKSNVLRYFESREAILLELLDRAWRQWVADLPALMDAGIDQDAPVSRRGEQFAAVVADSLAERRVLCDLLSAQAGVLEHNVSPRVAARSKHAAVANVTGIAALARRHLPELGDSAPRLTAAMIMAVGAVWTHARPSRAMLAAYEADPSLTAFKLDFATALQDMLATLTAGTIARASA
- a CDS encoding SGNH/GDSL hydrolase family protein produces the protein MDSAPEIRSFVALGDSFTEGMSDFLPDGTYRGWADLLAQRLAARRAGFQYANLAVRGKLMRQIAEEQVPAGAAMDADLVTLVGGLNDVLRPRCDMAEVCGLLEESVARLAPACRRLVLMRSPGRRGPVLERYRGRMEALFSFIDTLAARYGAHVVDLYASRALGDPRLWADDRLHLTTEGHQRVAEAVWQHLGHEPAFDWDTPLPLTAPGSWVARRGADLRFAREHLLPWVGRRLTGRSSGDGRAGAQFSAELGRAFWVTPADHTDPGPVTDWRRVGH
- a CDS encoding amino acid adenylation domain-containing protein, which encodes MPVSSSASAGRTAKAALEIVAEVLGVPEAHGTDNFYDFGGSSLHAMRICARLAKDLGVQAAPEALFEADTLADFLAGLAPGATGPAAPAAGRIPSPHAQRTPTARRSLPAAVTDQARLRPTALALVCGDERVDYATLDAASDTYARELTEAGVRPGAVVPVLLPRSPRLVAVLLAVLKCGAAYAALDRRWPDRRIHDIVSRLRAPVAVAEDGRPRAWAPPAAENLAQAAARRTTAPEVAVAPDDPAAVFFTSGSSGVPKGVLSPHRATTRLFPPDGAPFADFGPGRVVLQAAPVSWDAFSLELWGPLTSGGTCVIAPSDYLLPDALADLVARAGVDTVWLTASLFNLFVDEESPDRPCFAGIRQVLTGGERMSSAHAGRFLARYPETVLVNGYGPVESCVFATAHRVTAADCARAEDIPVGVPVPETTVHILDGDRPAAPGEPGEICLAGDGLALGYLDDAEATAASFVTLVLDGSPTRLYRTGDLGVLDAEGTLSFRGRTDRQVKIAGHRVEPEEIETAARRVPGVREAAVVPVPAPAGGYEGLALFYTAQDRSGDGDGEDSHAAAVRRALADALPAALVPRTVRRRASLPTTDNGKLDRRSLSAWL